A window from Pan paniscus chromosome 14, NHGRI_mPanPan1-v2.0_pri, whole genome shotgun sequence encodes these proteins:
- the LOC134728828 gene encoding uncharacterized protein LOC134728828 isoform X1, with product MISAHCNLHLPGSSDSPASASRVAGITGLGSSPGAQTSHGVAGTLKIHPDVCSASSGSPRAFKSKRCPSTNALEMGSRYVSQAGLELLDLNPPASASQSAGIPGVRVKLRTADKAGIQLLRLSPASHRCPPHRQTPRLRPPPPTAPARLVALPIFQALCSRLLSAVPSLSTAFVGDLLSSIKIQLFHEAFLDLCGPGRPCPLGQLLLLQLEGRRSQVLAEDTAAPCLHAPNFSSLPLLQAVPFF from the exons atgatctcagctcactgcaacctccacctccccggttcaagtgattctcctgcctcagcctcccgagtagctgggattacag GTCTGGGCTCCTCACCAGGAGCACAAACCAGCCATGGAGTCGCAGGAACTCTGAAAATCCATCCAGATGTCTGCAGTGCCTCTTCAGGAAGCCCCAGAGCCTTTAAGAGCAAACGGTGCCCTTCAACCAATGCCCTTG AaatgggatctcgctatgtttcccaggctggtctcgaactcctggacttaaatcctcctgcttcggcctcccaaagtgctgggattccaggcgtgagggTGAAGCTCCGCACTGCTGACAAGGCGGGGATCCAGCTCCTGCGCCTGTCTCCAGCCTCACATCGATGCCCACCCCACAGGCAAACACCTCGCCtacgcccccccccccccaccgcccccgcTCGCCTTGTGGCTCTCCCCATTTTCCAAGCGCTTTGTTCCCGCTTGCTATCAGCTGTCCCTTCCCTCAGCACTGCCTTTGTAGGCGACTTGCTCTCCTCCATCAAGATTCAGCTCTTTCACGAAGCCTTTCTTGACCTCTGTGGCCCTGGGAGGCCTTGCCCCCTAGGGCagctcctcctgctccagctAGAGGGAAGACGGTCACAGGTGCTTGCTGAGGACACTGCGGCACCCTGCCTACACGCCCCCAACTTCTCCAGCCTTCCCCTTCTGCAGGCTGTCCCTTTCTTCTGA
- the LOC134728828 gene encoding uncharacterized protein LOC134728828 isoform X2, which translates to MEPERSRMTPGSTISCLSPGANAFIFPGLGSSPGAQTSHGVAGTLKIHPDVCSASSGSPRAFKSKRCPSTNALEMGSRYVSQAGLELLDLNPPASASQSAGIPGVRVKLRTADKAGIQLLRLSPASHRCPPHRQTPRLRPPPPTAPARLVALPIFQALCSRLLSAVPSLSTAFVGDLLSSIKIQLFHEAFLDLCGPGRPCPLGQLLLLQLEGRRSQVLAEDTAAPCLHAPNFSSLPLLQAVPFF; encoded by the exons ATGGAACCAGAGAGGTCCAGGATGACTCCTGGCTCTACTATTTCCTGTCTGTCACCTGGGGCCAATGCCTTCATCTTTCCAGGTCTGGGCTCCTCACCAGGAGCACAAACCAGCCATGGAGTCGCAGGAACTCTGAAAATCCATCCAGATGTCTGCAGTGCCTCTTCAGGAAGCCCCAGAGCCTTTAAGAGCAAACGGTGCCCTTCAACCAATGCCCTTG AaatgggatctcgctatgtttcccaggctggtctcgaactcctggacttaaatcctcctgcttcggcctcccaaagtgctgggattccaggcgtgagggTGAAGCTCCGCACTGCTGACAAGGCGGGGATCCAGCTCCTGCGCCTGTCTCCAGCCTCACATCGATGCCCACCCCACAGGCAAACACCTCGCCtacgcccccccccccccaccgcccccgcTCGCCTTGTGGCTCTCCCCATTTTCCAAGCGCTTTGTTCCCGCTTGCTATCAGCTGTCCCTTCCCTCAGCACTGCCTTTGTAGGCGACTTGCTCTCCTCCATCAAGATTCAGCTCTTTCACGAAGCCTTTCTTGACCTCTGTGGCCCTGGGAGGCCTTGCCCCCTAGGGCagctcctcctgctccagctAGAGGGAAGACGGTCACAGGTGCTTGCTGAGGACACTGCGGCACCCTGCCTACACGCCCCCAACTTCTCCAGCCTTCCCCTTCTGCAGGCTGTCCCTTTCTTCTGA